The Flavobacterium sp. IMCC34852 genome contains the following window.
CAAGTTGAAATACATTTTTAAAACCTTGGTGTTTGAAGTAAGCCGAAGCTTTCTCGCAACGTATCCCTCCGGTACAATACATCACCAAGTTTTTGTCTTCTTTGAAATCTTTCAATTGTTCATTGATAATCGGCAAGCTTTCGCGGAAAGTTTCCACATCGGGTGTAATGGCGTTTTTAAAATGACCGACTTCACTTTCGTAGTGATTTCTGAAATCCACTACTATAGTGTTTGGGTCATCTAAAATTTGGTTGAATTCTGCTGCGCCTAAATGCACGCCTTTGTTGGTTACGTCAAAAGTGTCGTCGTTTAAACCATCGGCTACAATTTTGTGTCGGACTTTTATGGTGAGTTTTAAAAACGAATGGTCATCGTGTTCTACGGCTACATTGAGGCGAATGCCTTGCATAAAATCGTACGCTTCCAGAGTGTCGCGGAAGGCTTCAAAGTTTTCGGCCGGCACACTCATTTGAGCATTGATACCTTCGTGGGCTACGTAAATTCGACCAAGTGCATCGAGTGCATTCCAGGCGATAAACAATTCGTCTCTAAATTTTTTAGGATCTTCAATTTTGGCGTACGCATAGAAAGACAACGTAAGGCGTTGTTGTCCGGCTTGGTCAATCAGCTCGGCTCTTTCTTCTGCGCTTAAGGTGTTATACAGTTGCATGCTATAAACGTTTAAGTGAGAAATATGTTGTGAATTCTAAATGGAAGAATTCGGAGCAAAGGTACATTTTTAAAATAAAAAACCCAACCGAATAAACGATTGGGTTTCTTTTTCATAGCATTTCTCCCATTTAGCATGGCATCTTGAAAGATAGACGTGATTCAATGGAAAAGGTTGCGTGATGTTTTAAAAAAATATTTTTTAGCAGAATTCTGCGTAAGCATCTTTTAGGTTTTCTGCTATTAATTCCGCCGGACGACCTTCGATGTGGTGACGTTCCAACATGTGTACCAATTCACCGTTTTTGAACAACGCCATACTTGGTGATGATGGTGGAAAAGGAAACATTTCTTCTCTGGCAGCGTCAACGGCTTCTTTGTCAACACCGGCAAAAACAGTGATTAAATGGTCCGGTTTTTTAGCACCATCCAAACTCATTTTTGCACCCGGACGAGCATTTCTGGCCGCACAACCGCAAACTGAATTTACCACTACCAAAGTGGTTCCTTCTGCTTTGATTGCATTTTTTACGTCGGCTGCTGTATATAATTCTTGAAAGCCAGCTTCTGAAAGTTCAGCGCGCATTGGCAATACCATTTCTTCTGGATACATATTTTTTTATT
Protein-coding sequences here:
- a CDS encoding BrxA/BrxB family bacilliredoxin; translated protein: MYPEEMVLPMRAELSEAGFQELYTAADVKNAIKAEGTTLVVVNSVCGCAARNARPGAKMSLDGAKKPDHLITVFAGVDKEAVDAAREEMFPFPPSSPSMALFKNGELVHMLERHHIEGRPAELIAENLKDAYAEFC